The Acholeplasma laidlawii PG-8A DNA window GGTCAAGATTTATAAAATGTTTACAAGCTTATGCAAGAAGGCTATCAATGATTATAATGGATCAATACTTCAAATTGTTGGTGATGGCATCCTATGTGGATTCACGAATGATTCTACAGGAAATTCCGGACAAAGAGCAGTTGATGCAGCATTGACCATTCATACATACATAGCGGAGTCAATGAATTCTCTATTAAACAAGGATTGGAAAATTGGCTGTGGTATCGGTATTAGAACAGGACATGTTTATGTTACAAGGCTTATGACTGATAATGGTAGTGAGGTTGCATATCCTAGTGATATAACAAACTACGCTTCCAAATTTTGTAGCAAAGCGAAAGAAGAGCAAATTATACTAGACTCAAAAACCTATGAGCACTTAGATCAACATCATAAAGATTTTTGTGAAAATTTCACTACTGATTTATCAAACACTT harbors:
- a CDS encoding adenylate/guanylate cyclase domain-containing protein, with protein sequence MKQSQIDQLKNQLKQILDQNINVINQDGFLDKNQIPSGSKVYNIEASLMFVDIRSSTVLTDSIGRKNMVKIYKMFTSLCKKAINDYNGSILQIVGDGILCGFTNDSTGNSGQRAVDAALTIHTYIAESMNSLLNKDWKIGCGIGIRTGHVYVTRLMTDNGSEVAYPSDITNYASKFCSKAKEEQIILDSKTYEHLDQHHKDFCENFTTDLSNTYIIKEATWEIK